The sequence AAAAAAGGCAGTTAAGAAGTAAATCTCAACCGCCTCGCTATTAATAGTTATTTAATTGTTTAAGAACGTCCCGGTTGTCCTGGATGCAACGTCAGCGATATTGGATCGAGCGGGCGTTTGAGGATGGAAAAAGCGAATGCGGCATGGCGGATTACCAGGTTCGCAAATGGGACGCATGGCATCATCATATGGCTTTGGTGATGATGGCGATGCTGTTTATGCTCACTGAACGAATGCGCCATAAGGATACCTGCCCGCTGCTATCGTGTTCGGATATTGAAGAACTTCTCTCACATTTTCTACCGCGGCGCGATATCTCAGAAGCAGAAGTTTTTCGCCAGCTCGAAGATCGGCACCGCAAACGCCAGTCCGCCATAGAATCACACACGCGAAAACAACGAATGCGGGGACGGCAGAATGGCTAAACAAAATTTACGAAGTCAAATTAACGAATAATGTATAATGAAGATGCGACCCTGTTGGCTATACGCAACCGCCTCTTTATTAATAGTTATTTAATTATTTAAGAACGTCCCGGTTGTCAGGATGGTTGTACTTGACGGTGATCATCGACCTGTTCTCCCGTCTGGTGGTCGGTTGGGCTTTGAGCAGTTCGTTGAGCCATGAGATGGTGGTTGCGGCGCTTAAACGAGCGATCAGAAACCGTCGTCCGGGCAAAGGGGTTGTTTTTCATTCGGATCGAGGGGTTCAATATGCGTGCAATGACTTTCGCAAGGAACTCGAAAACCATAAATTTGTCCAAAGCATGTCCCGCAAGGGAGACTGCTGGGACAATGCCGTGGCCGAGTCGTTTTTCGGGATTATGAAAACCGAGCTGGTTTATCATGAACGCTACGAAGGTCATCAGGACACCTTGCATTCCATTTTTGAATATATTGAGGTGTTCTACAATCGGCAGAGAAGGCATTCAACGTTAGGATATCTCTGCCCGGCTGAATATGAAAAACAGAAGGTGAAACTTTGTGCTTGACCGTGTCTACTTTTTTCGGGAAAATCCAATCGCGCCCTTGTCAGCGGACTGAGCCAGCCGGCTGTATAGGAAGAGATGTCCTTTACGAACCCTGGGGGGAGGCGCCTGCCAGGCGCTGCGCCGCCGCTTCAACTCTTCTTCGTCAACCTCCAGGTTTGACGGCCTCGGCAACCTGGCGCAGGTTGTAATGGCCGGGGACGGTGGTGCTCCAGGCGTTGGCGATGCCGATCATGGGTTTGTCCAGATCGGCATCGCCGTAGCCCATGGATTTATAGTAGGCGCGGTTGATGCTCCACTCGGGCCGGGTCAGTATCTTCTGGCTGCGTCTCATCTTTAACTCCACGTTTTAAGTTTGAATCAGGGATCTATTTCCCCGCTATCTGTAAACCAAAACGGTCTAAAGGTCAAAGATAGAATAGACCCCCCTTGCTGCAACCGGCTTGGAATATGGGGGTGGGGAAGCGGGGCTGTATTTTTTAATGATTTGATGTTATGGATAGTATTGGAATACACACTTGTCCAAAAATGGATTCCAATCACTGTCAACACCAGTAAATATGGTGCATTGGGAAATATTCTAACCAAGGAACCAGCATCTGTCATTCCTGTGAAAGCAGGAATCCAGGACATACACTACACAGCGGCAGAACCCTGGATGCCCGCTTTCGCGGGCATGACGTGTTGGCGGCTCTTTGTTTTTTAAACCCGATGATCATACCTCGAAATATTTTGGACAGTAATGATTTGAATAGCCTAATATACCGTTTAGGGGGAACTGAAAAATGTTACGCATCGTAATTGTTTCTATTCTGTTATTTGGCAGTATATCGGCCCAGGCGGCCGTCGTCGAATATGACCTCACAATCGAGCACCAAATGGTGAATATGACCGGGTTGCATGCAAACGGCATGACAATTAACGGCAGCATCCCCGGTCCGACCCTGCGCTTTAGCGAAGGCGATACGGCGCATATTAAAGTGCATAACAAAATGAACGTGGATACGTCCATCCACTGGCATGGCCTCCTGGTGCCGCCGGATATGGATGGGGTCCCTTACATCAGTTTTCCGCCCATCAAACCGGGTACGACTTTTGTTTATGAATTTCCGATCCGTCAAAGCGGCACCTACTGGTATCATTCACATACCAACATGCAGGAACAAAGCGGGATGTACGGTGCTATTGTCATCAGTGCGAAACATGCCCACCTGACGCCGGATCGGGATTATGTGATCCTCCTGTCGGACTGGACGGATGAAGACCCTCATCAGGTCTTGCGGACGCTTAAACGGGGAAGCGAGTGGTATGCCATCCAGAAAGGAAGCGGCCAGAGTATTCTGGGAGCTGCCCGTCTCAAGTCTCTGGGCGCCTACTTCAGTCGAGAACTTCAGCGAATGCCGCCTATGGACATTGCCGATGTCGCCTATGACCGGTTTCTTGCCAACGGCAAACCGGAGTCCAGCCTTTTTGCGAACCCGGGCGAGACCGTGCGCCTCAGGATTATCGACGGTTCCGCCACCACCTATTTCCACCTGGATTTTGCCGGGGGGCCCATGCAGATAATCGCTGCGGACGGTCAGGATGTTGAACCCATCGAACCGGGACGATTGCTGATTGCTGTCGCCGAAACCTATGATGTGCTGATCCGGGTTCCTGATAAAGGCGCCTATGAATTCAGGGCGACTTCACACGATGGTTCCGGATATGCGACCGTCTGGATCGGGTCCGGCAATAAATATCCGGTTTCTGATGTACCCCGGCCCAATCTCTATCATGGCATGGGTGAATCGGATATAGCGCGCATTTTTGCACTGACGCCGGCAGGGTCCATGGGTATGCCGGACAGTATGGTGTCTGCGGGCATGTTCGATAAACCCGGCATGAGCGGAATGGACCATGCCCAGGATATGCAGGGGATGGTACACAGCCCGGAACCTTCCGGCATGAAGATGAAAAGCATGGACCATGGTCATGGGGGAGACAAAACCCTTCGACATGAAGCCATGCCCATGAAATCGGAAGGTTCTCCAAAACAAGCCATGACCCATGATGATCATAAAATGCAAATGCCTTCGCAGGGTTTGGGGGGCGGCAAAAGATATGGTCTAAATTTTAGTTTTCTGGGGACCGATGTGTCCGCTCATAAAGACCTTGCAATGGACGGCACGGATGCGAGCCGGCCATGGCCTCCTTATGAAAAACTGCGGGCGGTTAAGCCGACCCATTTCCAAAAGGATAAAACGGTACGCGAGATCCGGCTGACCCTTGATGGCGATATGGAACGGTACGTCTGGTTTCTAAACGACAAACCCCTCTCAGAATCGGATTCCATCCACATACGGGAGGGTGAAACAGCACGTTTTATCATGATCAACCGTACCATGATGCACCACCCCATGCACCTGCATGGACATTTTTTTCGTGTGTTGAACGGCCAGGGCGATTATGCGCCCCTGAAACATACCGTTGACGTTGCCCCCATGTCCACCACCGTCATCGAGTTTAACGCCAACGAAATCGGGGATTGGTTTTTTCACTGTCATTTGCTGTATCACATGAAAAGCGGCATGGCCCGCATGATTCACTACGAAGACTTTCCCCTCGATCCAAAGCTGGCCAACATCCGGCAGAATCTTTATAATGATCCCTGGTATTTCTTTGGCCGGGCGGACGCCCTTACAAATATGACCGAAGGTTTTCTGAGGCTGTCCGATACCCGCAATATCATTACCGCGGATTGGGAAGCCGGCTGGCAAGGTGTGGATGATACGGAGTGGGAAACGATATTTACCTGGGACCGTTACGCCAACCGTTTTTTTAATCTGTTTGCCGGTCTGGATGTTCTGGGGCAGGGGCAGGCTTCGGATCATACCCGTGGCATCCTTGGACTGCAATACCTGCTGCCGTTTAACATTGAATCCCGTCTCTGGGTAGATACCGACAGCGGCGCGCGGGTGTACCTTGAAAAATCATTTCATTTGACCCCGCGCCTGGAACTGCTGGGTGAAGTCCAATATGACACCCATGAACAATGGGAAGGGAGCGTGGACCTGCTTTATACCCTTACGAAAGGGATTTCCCTGGTGGGCAAATGGCATTCTGACTTTAGCTGGGGCGGGGGGGTACAGGTTCGCTTTTGACCGGGTTCAGGTTTTCCTCCACCTGCGAGACACCATCCAATTCAGCGATCAGCGGCGGCAGATCATTTTGAACGGTTCTCCAGAGGATATCCAAGTTAATATCAAAATAGGCGTGAACCAGTCGGTGACGCATACCGACAATGTCTTCCCATGGAATCCCTGGCAGTTGAGCCCGTCCGTCTTGGGAAACTTGAAAAGCCGCTTCGCCGATGATCTCGATTGTTTTGACAAGAGCCAATACCAACTTGCGATCTCGGTTCAGATCGACGCGAGTTCTGCCCTGCACGAATTCAATGGCCTCATGCGCCGCTTCCAGCATATGCAGCAATCGAATTGTGTCATCCTTGCGCATACTGTACATCTGCCTCTTCCAATACCTGTTGGCGAAAATGTCGGCTCAGATCTTCCGGTGTTCGAAGGTCTGCCTTCCGTCCAATCAACTCTGAGAGCTCTCTTTCCATTCGCGCTATCCCGAAAAGACCGGGTATGTGATCCGGTTCAAACTCAACCAGAAAATCCATATCGCTGTTCCCATTAAAGCTGGAATATAAAGTTGAACCAAAAATAGCCATGCGTTGAATGTGGTGTTTCCGACAGAATGCCGCCAGGTGCTGTTTAGGCACATTTATGTTCATCGCTGCACCTCATCATCTTTAAACTCTCGATGCTCGGATCTTTATGACTTCATTAATTTTCATAAAGATATTAACCAATTAAAGCAATCAGTTACAAAACCTTTTAGAATTTCAGTACAGTATAGGTTCTGTTCCGGAACTGCTTTACTATACCATAGATTTAGGCAAATCGTAAAAAATTTATTTTTGACAAACTAACAGCCAGCAGGCATCGTATTAATCTGCCGTAGACGATCTGGTCCATTTTTACTGCATATAGATTCTCCAGATGTCCTGATCCAGATGGTATTGATAAAAATTCAGATTATACAAGATGTAATAATAGGATACTTAGTCTGCTAAACATCAAAGTCAAGTGATCATTCTTGCATTATCCTGAAATGTTGACAGCCTAAAGCTTACAAAAGATAGTCTTAAGAAATCAAGATGGTTCAGGACCGCATCATCTTTGTCATTCCCAATGGTAGTGCGGTTTAGAGGAAAAGTTCAGGCGTGAATCAGAAAATTTTCAAAATCTCAATGCAGTGAATAGCGCCTTTTCATCTATAGCGTCTTATTTACGGGCCTTATCATGTTTAAACCCTTGGACTACCCACCAGAGCCCCCAGGAACATACCAAAGGCAGCACGCCCATCAAAGCGAATTTCCGGAGAAACGCGGATAAGATAAAAAATTTATTCGGCTCTACAATGTAGATAAATGAGAATATGGGCCAGAAAACAGACACGAGGATCGCAAGCCGCAATGTTTCAGGCAATTGCCGGCAGCGCTCATTTAAGGTGTTTATGCTGATCGCCATAAGATTTCTTCAAAAGACCAATTTAAATTAATATCAGACCGACCCGGTCATGAGATCAAACATCTCATGTGCCGCCGTATCCTATGGTCACTTTTTGACCTTCCACGATAACAGGGACCAGGCGTTTTCCTTTTGAAAACTTAAGCATCTGATCAAGTGTTTTCGGGTCTTTTTTCACATCAAGATATTCATGACCCTTGAGAGCCTCCCTGGCTCTGTTGGTATAGGGTCACCCGGACTTTCCATAGATCTTTATTTTTTCAACCATGAGATCCCTCCTCGGAGATTGAAAGCGATATTGCCCCCAGCTTTAAGTTCAGGGAGCTGCAGGCGCTTGATAATTGACGGTTAGCGGATTAGATGCATGTTAATATCACAAAAGTCCCCGGTGTTGCAATATGAATTGGAAATGGTAGTCATCCTTGACAGAAAAAATCGGTTTGCCTATATTTCCGCTGCTGGATAAGGATTTCCGATATTATAGCGGTTGTCATAATTACATTCCGATTCAGCCGCCGGACAATTCCGTTTCAATTGGAACATATTTTCGGCAACAACGCTATCACATTTTATAGAAAAAATTTATGAAAGAACTGTTCGGAATTTTCGCGCGTCTCAAACCGGGATGGATGGGGTTTTCTTCAGGGCTGCTGCCCCTTTTTATGCTGGCGCATTTCGGCCATCACCTCGTGAATTCGCTTCCGATTCCACTGCTTCCCATGATCCGTCAGGACTTCGGCCTGGATTATACCCAATCCGGACTGCTGATCTCGGCATTTTCGCTCTCATACGGCCTGAGCCAGTTTCCGGCGGGCTGGCTGGCCGACCGGGTGGGGCCCCGGATTCTGCTGTTCATCGGCATCAGCGGTGTGGCCATGGCAGGGCTTCTGGCCGGGCTTTCGCAAAGCTACGGCATCCTGCTGGTCTGCCTGGTGGCCATGGGAATCACCGGCGGCGGGTATCATCCGGCTGCACCGCCCTTAATTTCCGCTGCGGTTGAACCCAAAAATCGCGGCCGGGCAATGGGGCTGCATATGCTCGGGGGCAGCATTCCCTTTTTCCTGGCGCCGCTGATTGCCGTGGCCCTGACCGCTCTATGGGGGTGGCGGGCTAGCTTCATTGTGCTGGCTGTTCCGACCATCCTGCTGGGCGGGGTGCTCTATGTCGTCCTGGGACGGCGCCTGAAAGCGCGCGCTGTGGAATCTGCGGCCGCCGGTTCGAAGGGTGGGGCGGAGGGATCAGCGCACGGCAATTTTCATCAACTGGCGCCGATTATCATCATCAGCACCTTTGCACACGCCGTGACGTTTTGCATGGTCGCCTTTATACCCCTGTTTCTGGTTGACCGGTTCGGCCTGGAAAAGGAAGCCGCAGCCGTGTTTCTCTCTATTTTTTATTCGGCCGGACTGTGGGCCAGCCTCATGGGAGGGATACTTTCAGACCGCCTGGGGAGTGTGCCGGTTGTATTGACGGTATGTTTTATCACCGGCCCGGTCATTTATTTGCTGAATTTCATGCCGGCGGCGCTGGGTGTCGGCGGCATTCTCTTCGTGCTGGGCATATGCAACTACATTCGCACGCCGGTGACGGAAACATATCTCGTGAGCCGGACCAGCGAAAAAAACCGATCGAAGGTGCTGGGCGTCTACTATTTTTCAAATATCGAAGGCGGCGGGGTATTGACACCGGTGCTGGGGTTTCTCATTGATCGATACGGATTTTATACGAGTTTTTCAATTGCCGGTACAACGGTTTTTGTTTTGTTCCTGATCTGTTGGGTGTGGCTGCGCGGAAGCCGTAACAAATGAAGATTAATAAGGAATCCCAAAATTGGAGATTCTAATCCTATTGAGCCAAGAGATATTCCCGATTCTACAGCATTCACTTGACCCCTGGAATCCTCGTATCCTTTAGACGCTAGAAGCTGTTCAGCAGCTTGACAGCCATGATCAACATGGCAACGGCAAGTACGATCCGGATTGTCTTTTCTCCCTTTCGCACCGCAATCTTGGCGGACCACCAGCCGCCGGCGGCGTTTCCGACAGCAAGGGCGATGCCGTATTTCCAGTTGATATTCCCGGTCCAAGCAAAAACCATCAGGGCAGGGATTGTGTAGATGAAAAAAACGGACGCCTTGTGCATGTTGATGCGCACCAGGTCCATTTTCAGTATATGACTCAAGGCGCCGATCATTAAAAAACCGATGCCGACCTGGTGAAACCCCCCGATGAATCCGATAACCAGCATGACAGGGTAAATCAGCCATCCGTGGGCCGGTACGGCGGCCTGCCCGGTGCTGATTGTTTTCGACCTGGGATGATAACGGTCAATAAAATAGCAAAGATGAAGATCGCCAGCACTCTTTGGAAAAGGACGCTGTCAATTTTTACCGCCAGGATAGCGCCCGCAACAGCGCCGGGAAGGGCGAAAGCCGCCAGTTTCAGGCTGGTTTTAAATTCAAAGAATTTTTCCTGTTTAAAGGACAGGATGCTGGCAATGGTCTGGATAAAAATAGCCAGGCGATTGGTGCCGTTGGCCAGGGGGCTGTCCAGGCCGAAGAAGATAAGCAGGGGAAGGGAGATGGCCGAGCCGCCGCCCGCCATGACGTTCAGGAATCCGGAAATTATCCCGACGACAACCAGTAAGAGGAGAAAGAGGATATCCTGCATCAGCCAGACCTGTTAAATTATTTTTTTAACGACACTTATTCAACGGCTGATTTTATAGTTGATAAAGGTAAAAGAATCAAATAGAAAAAAAGAACCATTGGGGTAATGGAAAGGAGAACAAAATGAAAATTACGGAAACGATTCACGCTTTGAAACATCGGTTTCAGATACCGGTCAGCCCTGAGCTGAAGGTGGACCGGTTTGTCTATTCTTATATCGTCTTTGGAAAAGAAGGGGTCTATCTGGTGGATAGCGGGGTGATGGCCTCTGAGAAATCCATTTATGACCATATCAGCAGCCACGGCCGATCGATTGGGGATATCAAATCGTTGATCCTGACCCATTCCCATCCGGACCACGTCGGGTCCGTGAAACCGATCAAAGAGAAGAGCGGGTGCAAATTGCTCGCCCATGCCGGTGAAAAAGACTGGATCGAAGAC comes from Desulfobacterales bacterium and encodes:
- a CDS encoding nucleotidyltransferase family protein yields the protein MNINVPKQHLAAFCRKHHIQRMAIFGSTLYSSFNGNSDMDFLVEFEPDHIPGLFGIARMERELSELIGRKADLRTPEDLSRHFRQQVLEEADVQYAQG
- a CDS encoding DUF86 domain-containing protein — protein: MRKDDTIRLLHMLEAAHEAIEFVQGRTRVDLNRDRKLVLALVKTIEIIGEAAFQVSQDGRAQLPGIPWEDIVGMRHRLVHAYFDINLDILWRTVQNDLPPLIAELDGVSQVEENLNPVKSEPVPPRPS
- a CDS encoding UXX-star (seleno)protein family 1, with amino-acid sequence MVEKIKIYGKSGUPYTNRAREALKGHEYLDVKKDPKTLDQMLKFSKGKRLVPVIVEGQKVTIGYGGT
- a CDS encoding MFS transporter gives rise to the protein MKELFGIFARLKPGWMGFSSGLLPLFMLAHFGHHLVNSLPIPLLPMIRQDFGLDYTQSGLLISAFSLSYGLSQFPAGWLADRVGPRILLFIGISGVAMAGLLAGLSQSYGILLVCLVAMGITGGGYHPAAPPLISAAVEPKNRGRAMGLHMLGGSIPFFLAPLIAVALTALWGWRASFIVLAVPTILLGGVLYVVLGRRLKARAVESAAAGSKGGAEGSAHGNFHQLAPIIIISTFAHAVTFCMVAFIPLFLVDRFGLEKEAAAVFLSIFYSAGLWASLMGGILSDRLGSVPVVLTVCFITGPVIYLLNFMPAALGVGGILFVLGICNYIRTPVTETYLVSRTSEKNRSKVLGVYYFSNIEGGGVLTPVLGFLIDRYGFYTSFSIAGTTVFVLFLICWVWLRGSRNK
- a CDS encoding sulfite exporter TauE/SafE family protein; translated protein: MQDILFLLLLVVVGIISGFLNVMAGGGSAISLPLLIFFGLDSPLANGTNRLAIFIQTIASILSFKQEKFFEFKTSLKLAAFALPGAVAGAILAVKIDSVLFQRVLAIFIFAILLTVIIPGRKQSAPGRPPYRPTDG
- a CDS encoding sulfite exporter TauE/SafE family protein, translating into MLVIGFIGGFHQVGIGFLMIGALSHILKMDLVRINMHKASVFFIYTIPALMVFAWTGNINWKYGIALAVGNAAGGWWSAKIAVRKGEKTIRIVLAVAMLIMAVKLLNSF
- a CDS encoding multicopper oxidase domain-containing protein, coding for MLRIVIVSILLFGSISAQAAVVEYDLTIEHQMVNMTGLHANGMTINGSIPGPTLRFSEGDTAHIKVHNKMNVDTSIHWHGLLVPPDMDGVPYISFPPIKPGTTFVYEFPIRQSGTYWYHSHTNMQEQSGMYGAIVISAKHAHLTPDRDYVILLSDWTDEDPHQVLRTLKRGSEWYAIQKGSGQSILGAARLKSLGAYFSRELQRMPPMDIADVAYDRFLANGKPESSLFANPGETVRLRIIDGSATTYFHLDFAGGPMQIIAADGQDVEPIEPGRLLIAVAETYDVLIRVPDKGAYEFRATSHDGSGYATVWIGSGNKYPVSDVPRPNLYHGMGESDIARIFALTPAGSMGMPDSMVSAGMFDKPGMSGMDHAQDMQGMVHSPEPSGMKMKSMDHGHGGDKTLRHEAMPMKSEGSPKQAMTHDDHKMQMPSQGLGGGKRYGLNFSFLGTDVSAHKDLAMDGTDASRPWPPYEKLRAVKPTHFQKDKTVREIRLTLDGDMERYVWFLNDKPLSESDSIHIREGETARFIMINRTMMHHPMHLHGHFFRVLNGQGDYAPLKHTVDVAPMSTTVIEFNANEIGDWFFHCHLLYHMKSGMARMIHYEDFPLDPKLANIRQNLYNDPWYFFGRADALTNMTEGFLRLSDTRNIITADWEAGWQGVDDTEWETIFTWDRYANRFFNLFAGLDVLGQGQASDHTRGILGLQYLLPFNIESRLWVDTDSGARVYLEKSFHLTPRLELLGEVQYDTHEQWEGSVDLLYTLTKGISLVGKWHSDFSWGGGVQVRF